The genomic window GTTAGATGTCTTAGAGCGAGGTGGAGTATTCTTCGCAGATGAGCTAGATATTAAATTACATCCGCTTCTTATGAGAAACATTATACTTACATTCTCAGATAAGGAAAAAAATCCTAATAATGCTCAACTTATATTTACAACTCACAACACTATATATATGGATATGGATTTATTGAGAAGAGATGAAATATGGTTTGTAGAAAAGAAACAAGGTGTATCTAATTTATATTCACTAGATGATATTACTAATGAGAAGGGTGAAAAAGTTCGTAAAGATTCTAATTATGAAAAGCATTATTTGCTTGGTAATTATGGTGCTGTACCTTACCTAAAAAATTTATTAGGGAGGGATTAGTTTTGAAAAGAGATAGTAGATTAAGTAAAAAGCGTGAAGATAGAAAGAAAATACCTTTTAAAACAGGAGCATATCTTATAGTGACAGATGCAGAAAAGACTGAGAGGAACTATTTTGAAGGGATAAAAAATAGTATTCCAGAAGAACTAAAAAATGATTTGCAAATAAAAATATTTTCAAATAGACCTTTAACAAAAATAATTGACTTTGCAGCTGAAGAAAGAAATAAAGATGAGAGATTTAGAGATGTCTGGCTTGTATTTGATAGAGATGAAGTAAAAAATTTTGATAACCTTATAGAAGAAGCTAAAAATTATAAAATGAATGTTGGCTGGTCCAATCCTTGTTTTGAAATTTGGCTAATGGCATATTTTAAAAATCTTGAAAATATAGATAATTCTCAAAGTTGTTGTTCAAATTTCGAGAGAATATATATTGAAAAAACAGGAAAAAGTAGCTATAAAAAATCAGAGGAAAAAATTTATAATATTCTTCTTGAAAGTGGAAACGAAGAAGAAGCAATTAAAAAAGCTAGGACAAAATATCACAATAGTAAAGAGGAATATAGAGTGCCTAGTAAAATGATAGGATGTACTACTGTTTATAAATTAGTTGAGGAGTTAAAAAGAAAAATAATATAAGTTTAAAATATCTGGAGGCTAAATGAAGAAAATAAACCATTTAGAACAACTAATTGCAGAAAGAGATAATTTTTATGCAGGACAGAGTTTTTTTTATATTTTGGTGTATATCTTTTTTTTCCCTTTATTTATATTCTTATTTATAAGCATAGAGAAAGAATTTAAAGAGTGCATATTTTTACTTTTCATATTGGCGTTATCCTTAACCTATATTGTTTTTATAATAATTGCTAATATTTTTATCCGTTTTAATAAAGAAAAAGGAAACTATATTTTTAATATTTCAAAGTTAAAAGAAAAACTTATTTTAATTAAAGAAAAAAATAAAAATTCTTT from Fusobacterium russii ATCC 25533 includes these protein-coding regions:
- a CDS encoding RloB family protein, producing MKRDSRLSKKREDRKKIPFKTGAYLIVTDAEKTERNYFEGIKNSIPEELKNDLQIKIFSNRPLTKIIDFAAEERNKDERFRDVWLVFDRDEVKNFDNLIEEAKNYKMNVGWSNPCFEIWLMAYFKNLENIDNSQSCCSNFERIYIEKTGKSSYKKSEEKIYNILLESGNEEEAIKKARTKYHNSKEEYRVPSKMIGCTTVYKLVEELKRKII